From a single Paenibacillus sp. FSL R5-0345 genomic region:
- the rpe gene encoding ribulose-phosphate 3-epimerase, protein MIRIAPSILSADFASLGSEVAEAEISGGDWIHVDVMDGHFVPNITLGPPIVKAVSVHTKLPLDVHLMIESPERYISDFAAAGASVITVHAEACVHLHRVVHQIKELGLKAGVAINPGTPASAVREVLEDVDMVLVMTVNPGFGGQAFIPNTLRKITQIREWANEVNPNLLIEVDGGVSEATAPLVVSAGADVLVAGNAVFGRSDRAAAILEIREAAEAALR, encoded by the coding sequence ATGATACGAATAGCACCATCTATATTGTCAGCCGATTTCGCAAGTTTAGGCTCAGAGGTTGCAGAAGCTGAGATCAGTGGTGGAGATTGGATCCACGTGGATGTAATGGACGGTCATTTTGTTCCGAATATAACGCTTGGTCCACCCATCGTAAAAGCGGTCTCGGTACATACCAAGCTTCCACTTGATGTTCATTTGATGATTGAGTCTCCAGAACGATATATTTCTGATTTTGCTGCCGCAGGCGCTAGTGTAATCACTGTACATGCTGAGGCATGCGTTCATTTACACCGTGTGGTGCATCAGATCAAGGAATTGGGTCTTAAGGCAGGAGTAGCTATTAATCCTGGCACTCCGGCATCAGCGGTGCGTGAGGTGCTTGAGGATGTGGATATGGTTCTCGTGATGACCGTCAATCCAGGCTTTGGAGGTCAAGCATTCATTCCTAACACTTTGCGCAAAATCACTCAAATTAGAGAATGGGCAAATGAAGTCAATCCGAATTTGCTTATTGAAGTTGACGGTGGCGTTTCGGAAGCTACAGCGCCATTGGTTGTCAGTGCAGGGGCAGATGTTTTGGTTGCAGGAAATGCAGTTTTTGGCCGGAGTGATCGTGCTGCAGCCATCCTTGAAATTCGTGAAGCAGCGGAAGCGGCACTTCGTTAA
- the pknB gene encoding Stk1 family PASTA domain-containing Ser/Thr kinase, protein MIGHELGGRYQVIERIGGGGMALVYRAHDILLNRNVAIKVLRNQFVHDEEFIRRFRREAQSAASLSHPNVVSIYDVGQEDEIHYIVMEYIEGKNLNEIIKERAPLQVDESVRIASQICDALDHAHQNQIIHRDIKPHNILIGRNGRVKVTDFGIARAVTSTTITQTGSVVGSVHYFSPEHAKGVSTGEKSDLYSLGIVLYQMLTGSLPFLGESPISVALKHLQEEFEEPRLLNPLIPQSVENVILRSMRKNPEERYQSAKQMLQDLETCLLPERRSEAKVLFNDEEDEDRTRVIPAIKPIQRSNGNRNHRHDRMDNDEDDDDDPVPVKKGKKQWTKPALWIGLTLVLLLAMASLVWYVKSQLVVPEVSVPYVVGKQLEQAKTELEDLGLEVADPILYDYSPNFEENVVMKQSREKDAKVKKGASLILTVNTAKPLTKMPDVTNYTFDEAVKMLMAKGVPQTQIKNEPLFDENTAVGKVVKSDPALDSEFDPETVSIILYVSKGEESVTMPDLIGMTESEAKAALEAAKLVLGDVKEESSFTVEEGKVTKTWAYEKGIPVPPGTAITIYLSTGYPPEALNYTFNVPVAPAQDGKKSKIRIEYVDARNNGEKQDWGTRTIGKSQVLSVNLVLAPNKDGSVIVTRDGVLLDTYVIPYIDAKNGTVQEPEPPTVPTPQPTETPIEPTPTAEPTIEPEILPPSSDNEGSTNTGSANQTGFLTNSSLNNESTNNGNNKNNNKNNDKHNNKNNNKSKDKSDN, encoded by the coding sequence ATGATCGGTCACGAACTGGGCGGCCGTTACCAAGTCATCGAACGGATCGGCGGAGGTGGAATGGCGCTCGTCTATAGAGCACATGACATTCTTTTAAACCGAAACGTCGCCATTAAAGTATTGCGCAATCAATTTGTACATGATGAGGAATTTATCCGCCGTTTTAGGCGGGAGGCGCAATCAGCTGCATCTTTGTCTCATCCGAATGTAGTTAGTATTTACGATGTAGGACAAGAAGACGAAATTCATTATATTGTCATGGAATATATTGAGGGCAAGAATCTTAATGAAATTATTAAAGAACGAGCGCCATTACAAGTTGACGAATCCGTACGGATCGCTTCACAAATCTGTGATGCCCTCGATCACGCTCATCAGAATCAAATTATTCATCGGGATATTAAACCACATAATATATTGATTGGGCGCAATGGCCGGGTGAAGGTAACGGATTTCGGTATTGCTCGTGCGGTTACATCTACAACCATTACTCAGACAGGATCTGTAGTGGGCTCCGTGCATTATTTCTCACCAGAGCATGCAAAAGGTGTCTCTACAGGAGAGAAGTCCGATCTCTATTCATTAGGGATTGTACTCTATCAAATGCTTACAGGGAGTCTTCCATTCTTAGGGGAGAGTCCGATTAGCGTAGCTCTAAAGCATCTTCAAGAAGAGTTTGAAGAGCCAAGGCTCTTGAATCCACTTATCCCGCAAAGTGTCGAGAATGTAATTCTGAGATCGATGCGTAAGAATCCGGAGGAGCGCTATCAGTCTGCAAAGCAAATGCTGCAGGATTTAGAAACCTGCTTGTTGCCTGAGCGGCGTAGTGAAGCCAAGGTTCTTTTTAACGATGAAGAAGACGAGGATCGAACGCGGGTGATACCGGCGATTAAACCGATCCAAAGAAGCAATGGAAATCGTAATCATCGCCACGACCGGATGGATAATGATGAAGATGATGATGACGATCCGGTGCCTGTGAAAAAAGGTAAGAAACAATGGACAAAACCTGCATTATGGATTGGTTTAACTTTAGTGTTACTGCTGGCTATGGCCAGTCTCGTGTGGTACGTTAAATCCCAATTAGTTGTTCCTGAAGTATCGGTTCCATACGTGGTCGGTAAACAGCTGGAACAAGCGAAGACTGAACTTGAGGATTTGGGGCTTGAGGTTGCTGATCCTATACTGTATGACTACAGTCCGAATTTCGAAGAGAATGTGGTCATGAAGCAAAGTAGGGAAAAGGACGCCAAAGTGAAAAAGGGCGCCTCCCTAATTCTAACTGTGAATACGGCGAAACCTTTAACTAAGATGCCAGATGTAACGAATTACACTTTCGACGAAGCGGTTAAAATGCTGATGGCAAAGGGTGTACCCCAGACTCAAATTAAGAATGAACCTCTCTTCGATGAAAATACGGCGGTGGGTAAGGTTGTAAAATCAGACCCAGCCCTTGACAGCGAGTTTGATCCTGAGACGGTTTCAATCATCCTCTACGTCAGCAAAGGGGAAGAAAGTGTCACGATGCCAGATCTCATCGGTATGACGGAGAGTGAAGCAAAGGCAGCCCTCGAAGCCGCTAAGCTGGTACTTGGTGATGTGAAAGAAGAATCCAGCTTCACGGTTGAAGAAGGTAAAGTAACGAAGACTTGGGCTTATGAAAAAGGTATCCCTGTTCCTCCTGGAACTGCGATTACGATTTACTTAAGTACAGGTTATCCACCTGAAGCCCTGAATTATACCTTTAATGTGCCGGTAGCTCCTGCACAGGACGGGAAAAAGAGCAAAATTCGGATTGAGTATGTAGATGCGCGGAATAATGGAGAGAAACAGGATTGGGGAACGCGTACCATTGGAAAGAGTCAAGTATTGTCCGTTAATTTGGTGCTTGCTCCGAATAAAGATGGTTCTGTTATTGTTACCCGGGACGGTGTGCTTTTAGACACTTATGTGATTCCATATATTGATGCGAAGAATGGCACGGTGCAAGAACCTGAACCACCAACGGTTCCCACTCCGCAGCCGACTGAGACACCAATAGAACCGACTCCTACTGCTGAACCGACCATTGAACCAGAGATCCTGCCTCCAAGTTCAGACAACGAAGGTTCTACTAATACTGGATCAGCCAACCAGACGGGATTCCTTACAAACAGTTCACTGAATAATGAATCGACCAATAATGGCAACAACAAGAACAATAATAAAAATAATGATAAGCACAATAATAAAAACAACAATAAATCTAAAGATAAAAGCGATAACTAA
- a CDS encoding DegV family protein, with protein sequence MNRTIIVTDSTSDIPPAMAETYGIEVVPLTLMFGEEAFRDNLDMTPEQFYERLPRSSQLPTTSQPSPVEYMNVYRDILVRYPGSPILSFHISSGLSGTYQSALLAKSMLEEEGEGITVVDSLSASYGFGFMVVEAARLAAEDKSPEEILEAVESLRQSRKLYFLVDTLEYLQKGGRIGKASAILGTLLNIKPILSIDAEGIIYAVEKVRGRKKAIARMIELFKKDIQGVDKINVAVGHTAEPASGEEFLQELSGHFTLEEKVLTNVGPVVGSHVGNGTLAVFIWPAK encoded by the coding sequence ATGAATCGTACCATCATCGTCACCGACAGCACATCTGATATCCCGCCAGCAATGGCGGAAACGTATGGCATTGAGGTCGTCCCTTTGACCTTAATGTTCGGCGAAGAGGCTTTCCGGGACAATCTGGATATGACTCCGGAGCAGTTCTATGAGCGCCTTCCCCGCTCGTCACAGTTGCCGACTACTTCTCAACCTTCACCGGTTGAATACATGAATGTGTACCGTGATATTCTGGTACGTTATCCGGGAAGTCCTATTCTTTCGTTTCATATTTCTTCAGGACTGAGCGGTACGTACCAATCTGCACTTTTAGCTAAATCGATGTTGGAGGAAGAGGGAGAAGGAATCACAGTGGTTGATTCTCTCTCCGCTTCTTATGGTTTTGGATTTATGGTGGTGGAAGCCGCCAGATTGGCTGCAGAGGACAAGAGTCCAGAAGAGATTCTTGAAGCTGTAGAGAGTTTACGCCAATCGCGCAAGCTTTACTTCTTGGTAGATACACTTGAATATTTACAAAAAGGCGGGAGAATTGGAAAAGCCTCGGCCATTCTGGGAACGCTTCTTAATATTAAACCGATCCTGTCTATTGATGCAGAAGGAATAATTTATGCAGTCGAGAAAGTTAGAGGCCGTAAGAAAGCAATTGCCCGTATGATTGAACTGTTCAAGAAGGATATTCAAGGCGTAGACAAAATCAATGTGGCCGTGGGTCATACGGCTGAACCGGCTTCCGGTGAAGAGTTCTTGCAAGAGCTGTCAGGACACTTCACATTAGAAGAGAAAGTGCTGACGAACGTTGGCCCTGTCGTGGGTAGTCATGTCGGAAACGGTACGTTAGCTGTATTCATTTGGCCTGCAAAATGA
- the recG gene encoding ATP-dependent DNA helicase RecG, translating to MTLSLNQIEVKNITGVSAQKQSELHAFGVFTVKDLLEYYPFRYEDYRPRSLSETKHGDKVTTEAKVIGIPVLQRFGGKSRLSCKMVAEPWMFTATWFNRHYVREQLTVGREIVLTGKWDQKRNQITVTDYEFPDRGEGKTGTLQPVYSVGGKITQSWIRKSINQALQQYGDLIPEILPHSIMRQYDFMPRKRAIATIHRPEDTREGQQGRRRMVYEELFLFQLKMQAFRVLNRGRMDGVVHTVDNATVRQFVRSLPFELTDAQKRVELEILHDLRSPYCMNRLLQGDVGSGKTVLAAVALFATVRSGFQGALMVPTEILAEQHMRSLTKMFEPFGITVGLLTGSVTGRKRKELLASLQMGMLDIVVGTHALIQEDVFFRDLGLVVTDEQHRFGVNQRGVLRRKGYNPDVLTMTATPIPRTLAISVFGDMDVSTLSERPKGRVPITSYWVKHDLMDRVLNLIKREIELGRQAYLICPLIEESEKLDVQNAIDLHIQMSQAFPNYKVGLLHGKMSPAEKDEVMRAFYNNELQLLVSTTVVEVGVDVPNATLMIIMDADRFGLSQLHQLRGRVGRGQHASYCVLVADPKSEIGRERMTAMTDTDDGFEISRRDLELRGPGDFFGTKQSGLPEFRLADMTADFEVLEQARDDVAELLKDEKFWTSPEYAPLRLYLQGEQIFQGELID from the coding sequence ATGACACTGTCATTAAATCAAATTGAAGTAAAAAACATAACTGGCGTGAGTGCTCAAAAGCAAAGCGAGCTTCACGCCTTTGGCGTCTTTACGGTAAAGGATTTGTTAGAATATTATCCGTTCCGTTATGAGGATTATCGACCACGATCGCTGAGTGAAACCAAACATGGGGATAAAGTGACTACAGAGGCTAAAGTGATCGGTATCCCTGTGCTGCAGCGTTTTGGAGGCAAATCACGACTAAGTTGTAAAATGGTTGCGGAGCCTTGGATGTTCACAGCAACATGGTTTAATCGTCATTACGTGCGAGAGCAGCTTACTGTGGGGAGAGAAATTGTACTCACAGGTAAATGGGACCAGAAGCGAAATCAAATTACAGTGACGGATTATGAATTCCCCGATCGCGGGGAAGGGAAGACAGGAACACTGCAACCTGTTTATTCTGTCGGTGGCAAGATCACGCAGTCTTGGATCCGGAAAAGCATTAATCAGGCACTTCAGCAATATGGAGACCTAATTCCCGAAATATTACCGCATTCTATTATGAGACAATATGATTTTATGCCCCGTAAACGGGCGATTGCTACCATTCATAGGCCAGAGGACACACGTGAAGGCCAGCAGGGACGCCGCAGGATGGTGTATGAGGAGTTATTTCTGTTCCAGTTGAAGATGCAGGCATTCCGGGTACTCAATCGCGGTAGGATGGATGGTGTAGTTCATACTGTGGATAACGCAACCGTTCGTCAGTTTGTTCGCAGCTTACCTTTTGAGCTTACAGATGCTCAGAAACGTGTGGAGCTGGAGATTTTACATGACCTGCGATCGCCATATTGTATGAATCGACTGCTTCAAGGTGATGTGGGTTCTGGTAAAACGGTGCTAGCGGCCGTGGCGCTTTTTGCTACCGTACGATCCGGATTTCAGGGGGCGCTTATGGTGCCTACTGAGATATTAGCGGAACAGCATATGCGCTCTCTCACAAAGATGTTTGAGCCGTTTGGCATTACGGTTGGGCTCTTGACGGGTAGTGTAACTGGACGGAAACGTAAAGAATTGCTAGCTTCTCTTCAAATGGGGATGCTCGATATCGTTGTAGGTACGCATGCTTTGATTCAGGAGGATGTATTTTTCCGTGATCTGGGTCTCGTAGTAACGGACGAGCAGCATCGGTTTGGTGTAAACCAGCGAGGTGTATTGCGGCGTAAAGGATATAATCCGGATGTACTTACGATGACTGCAACGCCTATTCCGCGTACACTTGCGATTTCAGTTTTTGGAGATATGGATGTTTCTACTCTATCGGAAAGACCGAAAGGCCGAGTGCCAATAACCAGTTATTGGGTCAAGCATGATCTCATGGATCGTGTCTTGAATCTGATTAAGCGTGAAATAGAGCTGGGACGCCAAGCTTATCTAATCTGTCCGCTCATTGAAGAATCGGAAAAACTGGATGTGCAAAATGCGATTGATTTGCATATTCAGATGAGCCAAGCTTTTCCTAACTATAAAGTTGGTCTCTTGCATGGGAAAATGTCTCCTGCTGAAAAAGATGAAGTGATGAGAGCATTCTATAACAATGAATTGCAGCTCCTAGTGTCCACAACAGTTGTAGAGGTGGGCGTAGACGTTCCTAATGCCACGCTGATGATTATTATGGATGCAGACCGGTTCGGATTATCTCAGCTACACCAGCTGCGTGGACGGGTTGGAAGAGGGCAGCATGCCTCTTATTGCGTACTGGTAGCTGATCCGAAATCTGAAATCGGGCGTGAACGAATGACAGCGATGACCGATACAGATGATGGATTTGAGATTTCTCGGAGAGATTTGGAGCTGCGAGGTCCTGGTGACTTCTTCGGAACCAAGCAGAGTGGATTACCGGAATTCCGCCTGGCGGATATGACGGCTGACTTTGAAGTGCTGGAGCAGGCGCGTGATGATGTGGCTGAACTGCTTAAGGATGAGAAGTTCTGGACATCTCCTGAATATGCTCCGCTACGGCTTTATTTACAAGGTGAGCAAATATTCCAAGGGGAATTAATTGACTAA
- the spoVM gene encoding stage V sporulation protein SpoVM, with translation MKFYTFKLPRFLGGFVKAILNTFQKS, from the coding sequence ATGAAATTTTACACGTTTAAGCTGCCTAGGTTTTTAGGAGGTTTTGTTAAAGCGATTTTGAACACATTTCAGAAGAGTTGA
- a CDS encoding YitT family protein has protein sequence MKIKTKQHQQLRNNSILRVLTVIAGALLAAVGLELFLIPHGLVVGGITGLSALFAHTTEMRLGLFLFLFNLPFIFMSRKQVNVRFALYTVLGLTCLTIASLALHRFPAVISDPLPAAMAGGICLGLGIGISVRFGGLNKHASDQGYSLLSGGPPKSTEIVIMILNCAILLIAGTLFGWEQAMYSILAYLLAFEGVRFSLRGLSASRAAWITSSRCMDIQEALETSLGREVGLAEGSGENGELSTLFCLINRMEEHQLRTIVLDCDPDSQIVFKSATVDQRQVNQH, from the coding sequence CCGCTGTAGGATTAGAATTATTTCTTATACCACATGGGCTTGTGGTTGGAGGAATCACAGGTTTATCAGCATTATTCGCTCATACCACTGAAATGCGGCTTGGATTGTTTCTGTTTCTATTCAATCTCCCTTTTATATTTATGTCTCGAAAGCAAGTGAATGTTCGCTTTGCGCTGTATACCGTACTAGGATTAACTTGCTTGACCATTGCTTCACTTGCTCTTCACCGTTTTCCTGCAGTCATTAGCGATCCTTTACCTGCTGCAATGGCAGGCGGGATCTGTTTAGGGCTTGGTATCGGAATATCTGTCCGATTCGGTGGTTTGAACAAACATGCCAGTGACCAAGGATATTCACTTCTGAGTGGCGGACCGCCAAAGTCAACTGAAATCGTCATCATGATTCTGAACTGTGCTATCTTGCTTATTGCAGGCACGTTATTTGGCTGGGAGCAAGCAATGTATTCCATTCTGGCTTACTTATTAGCCTTCGAAGGTGTGAGATTCTCACTCCGAGGATTATCCGCTTCTCGCGCTGCATGGATTACCAGCAGTCGTTGTATGGATATCCAAGAAGCGCTCGAAACTTCACTAGGTCGAGAAGTTGGGCTTGCTGAAGGCTCAGGGGAAAATGGAGAGCTTAGTACATTATTCTGTCTGATCAACAGAATGGAAGAACATCAGCTGCGGACGATCGTCCTTGATTGTGATCCCGACAGCCAAATTGTGTTCAAATCAGCTACTGTTGATCAAAGACAGGTTAACCAGCACTAA
- the rpmB gene encoding 50S ribosomal protein L28, translated as MSRKCAVTGKKPSSGNHVSHANNRNRRSWGVNVQKVRILVNGKPKRVYVSTRALKAGKVERV; from the coding sequence ATGTCCCGCAAATGTGCAGTAACAGGCAAGAAACCGAGCAGCGGCAACCACGTGTCTCACGCCAATAACCGCAACCGTCGTTCTTGGGGAGTTAACGTTCAGAAGGTCCGTATCCTCGTGAACGGTAAACCAAAACGCGTGTACGTCAGCACCCGTGCTTTGAAAGCCGGTAAAGTTGAACGCGTTTAG
- a CDS encoding DAK2 domain-containing protein: protein MSKRSINGTDFTAMVLAGADKLQQHAEHVNSLNVFPVPDGDTGTNMNLTMTAGANELKKNNTTSVGQCAGVLSKGLLMGARGNSGVILSQLFRGFSRSAAQHDELNTQQFAAALQNGVDAAYKAVVKPVEGTILTVAKEAARHAVYFARRTTDVTELMTEVLAKAKEALAYTPEQLPVLKQVGVVDSGGQGLVYIYEGFHQHLTSGSSSVSEPVKGQPQAPVVPASIPVLKKPESELSSVQSSAQSQLSTEDIEFLYDMEFFINRQLGGNVRTDFDEETFRKALSVNGDSIIVISDDETIKVHVHSKSPGEVLNLALLYGEITQIHILNMREQHRDLLTAGMDIAPMPDVFADMPDEKSRVHSSPAEPPADDLAPYGFIAVSSGAGIADIFKSLGVDVVLAGGQTMNPSTEDFVNAISSISAKHVYILPNNSNIVLAAQQAKDLLEGEREITVIPSKSIPQGIAAAFAFQEEDSVETNSGNMLEAITHVKSGQVTNAVRDTSFDDLEIKSGQFIGISNSKIVAAADDLLAASQALLSNMLENGDEIVTILIGAETDSEVTDSLSEWLEETYPNVEVEIHEGGQPLYYYLFSVEP, encoded by the coding sequence TTGAGTAAGCGTTCTATAAACGGAACAGATTTTACCGCTATGGTATTGGCTGGAGCGGATAAGCTGCAACAGCATGCAGAACACGTCAATTCCCTAAATGTTTTTCCGGTTCCAGACGGAGATACCGGAACAAACATGAATTTGACGATGACCGCAGGTGCGAATGAATTGAAGAAAAATAATACTACGTCTGTTGGTCAATGTGCAGGTGTACTCTCTAAGGGCTTATTAATGGGCGCTCGGGGGAACTCCGGTGTTATTTTGTCCCAGTTGTTCAGAGGTTTTAGCAGATCTGCAGCTCAACATGATGAGCTGAACACACAGCAATTCGCTGCTGCACTGCAAAACGGAGTGGACGCAGCCTATAAAGCGGTTGTGAAGCCTGTAGAGGGAACTATTCTTACAGTGGCTAAAGAGGCTGCAAGACATGCTGTCTACTTTGCTCGCCGAACCACGGATGTTACAGAGCTTATGACAGAGGTATTGGCCAAAGCAAAAGAAGCCTTAGCCTATACACCTGAACAATTGCCTGTCTTGAAGCAAGTCGGTGTAGTAGATTCAGGCGGTCAAGGTCTGGTCTACATTTATGAAGGGTTTCATCAGCATCTAACGAGCGGAAGCTCCAGTGTGTCTGAACCTGTAAAAGGACAACCTCAGGCACCAGTTGTGCCAGCATCTATACCGGTGTTAAAGAAACCTGAAAGTGAACTGTCTTCTGTACAGTCTTCTGCGCAATCTCAGCTTTCTACAGAGGACATAGAATTTCTATATGATATGGAGTTCTTCATTAATCGTCAGTTAGGCGGCAACGTGAGAACGGATTTTGATGAGGAAACCTTTAGGAAAGCGTTGTCAGTAAATGGTGATTCCATCATTGTAATTTCGGACGATGAAACGATTAAAGTGCATGTGCATTCCAAGTCTCCAGGTGAAGTCTTGAATCTGGCACTCCTCTATGGGGAGATTACGCAGATTCACATTCTTAACATGCGTGAGCAACACCGTGACTTGCTAACCGCAGGCATGGATATTGCACCTATGCCCGATGTTTTTGCTGATATGCCGGATGAGAAGAGTCGAGTGCATTCATCTCCAGCTGAACCACCAGCAGATGATTTAGCCCCTTACGGCTTCATCGCAGTATCATCAGGCGCTGGGATTGCCGATATTTTCAAGAGCCTCGGTGTGGACGTTGTCCTTGCTGGAGGTCAGACTATGAATCCTAGTACAGAGGATTTCGTGAACGCGATCTCTTCTATATCTGCAAAGCATGTTTACATTCTTCCGAATAACTCCAACATTGTGCTTGCCGCTCAGCAAGCTAAAGATCTCTTGGAGGGCGAACGTGAGATTACAGTTATTCCAAGTAAAAGCATTCCTCAAGGCATTGCTGCAGCCTTCGCATTCCAAGAAGAGGATTCCGTGGAGACTAATTCAGGGAATATGCTAGAAGCAATTACTCATGTTAAATCTGGACAAGTAACGAATGCTGTCCGTGACACAAGCTTCGATGATCTGGAGATTAAATCCGGACAATTTATCGGGATTTCTAACTCCAAAATTGTCGCGGCCGCAGATGATCTCTTGGCTGCAAGTCAGGCACTGCTGTCCAATATGCTTGAGAATGGTGATGAAATTGTTACGATCCTTATTGGAGCTGAGACCGATTCTGAGGTCACAGATTCATTAAGTGAGTGGCTGGAAGAGACTTACCCTAATGTGGAAGTAGAGATTCATGAGGGTGGCCAACCCCTTTATTATTATCTTTTCTCCGTAGAGCCATAG
- the rsgA gene encoding ribosome small subunit-dependent GTPase A → MPEGIIVKALSGYYYVKPLREGLIAAEEDSVQCRGRGILKKKGIAPLVGDRVIYMLTEHGEGMVDELLPRESELIRPPVANVSLAVLLFSVREPDMNLNLLDKFLVHIEHSGLEPLIVLTKQDLANDDGEATKYVKELYEDIGYEVMVTSSLTGAGSDELRKRLTGGISVFAGQSGVGKSTLLNRIVPGLKLETGEISLRLGRGRHTTRHVELMDIGGGGFVADTPGFSQLDFLELGVEELSTCFREFSNYAGDCKFRGCSHQHEPGCRVIEAWKAGKIADSRYEHYKLFFNEMKDKKRRY, encoded by the coding sequence ATGCCTGAAGGAATAATAGTAAAGGCGTTAAGCGGGTATTATTACGTAAAACCGCTTCGTGAAGGATTAATAGCGGCAGAGGAAGATTCTGTCCAATGCAGAGGAAGAGGCATACTTAAGAAAAAGGGGATCGCTCCCCTTGTGGGTGATCGCGTAATCTATATGCTGACTGAGCATGGAGAAGGGATGGTGGATGAGCTTCTTCCAAGAGAATCTGAGCTAATCCGTCCACCTGTAGCGAATGTAAGTCTTGCCGTTCTGCTATTTTCTGTGCGGGAGCCTGATATGAACCTGAACCTATTGGACAAGTTTCTGGTTCATATTGAGCATTCAGGACTAGAACCCTTAATTGTTCTGACCAAACAGGATTTGGCTAATGATGATGGTGAAGCTACTAAGTATGTTAAAGAGCTCTATGAGGACATTGGTTATGAAGTGATGGTTACAAGCTCGCTTACAGGAGCAGGCAGTGATGAACTAAGAAAGCGACTTACGGGCGGCATCAGTGTATTTGCGGGTCAATCTGGGGTAGGAAAGTCGACCTTATTGAATCGTATTGTTCCAGGTCTTAAGCTGGAGACAGGCGAGATCAGTCTACGGCTAGGCCGTGGCCGTCATACTACTCGCCATGTAGAATTGATGGATATTGGCGGGGGCGGCTTTGTGGCGGATACCCCTGGGTTTAGTCAGCTTGATTTTCTTGAGCTTGGTGTTGAAGAGCTCTCTACTTGTTTCCGTGAATTTTCCAACTACGCAGGAGATTGTAAATTCCGTGGTTGTAGTCATCAGCATGAACCAGGCTGTAGAGTCATCGAGGCATGGAAAGCTGGGAAAATCGCCGATAGCCGGTACGAGCATTACAAATTATTTTTTAATGAAATGAAAGATAAAAAGCGGAGGTACTAA
- a CDS encoding stage VI sporulation protein F, translating to MGYQQFGISPQLVERIKLKMKNSTVKDRIKNMINGISKQELQDPAVVRRLVRNASGVLSEKLTSTQEDQIVKFIIAQKIDPNNTFHLIRLWGMFR from the coding sequence TTGGGTTATCAACAATTCGGAATTAGCCCTCAGCTCGTGGAACGCATCAAGCTGAAGATGAAAAATTCGACTGTCAAAGATCGTATCAAAAATATGATTAACGGCATCTCGAAACAGGAGTTACAGGACCCGGCGGTTGTCCGCAGGCTGGTACGGAATGCGTCAGGTGTACTGAGCGAGAAATTGACCTCGACGCAGGAAGACCAAATTGTGAAATTTATAATCGCTCAGAAAATTGATCCGAACAACACCTTCCATTTGATCCGTTTGTGGGGAATGTTCCGTTAG